The following proteins are encoded in a genomic region of Arcobacter cloacae:
- a CDS encoding transporter substrate-binding domain-containing diguanylate cyclase — MATKDNKNLITNLEYLSNVTVGILNRLDLMQELQLKYPKINFIELNSLDNAFNKLKKNEIYGFIDDIYSISHKINYENIKDIKITQTLEYYLNIFLESESINKPFINLLNIAIDKLTNEEKNNILNAYQQILYHDKTNIVEILKYIVPLFFLLGIFMFLNYKLNSEIKKRKEIEKELLKLANKDSLTDIYTRRKIEEICEHEIDRNYRYNTVFSIIFFDLNDFKPINDKLGHHIGDEVLVNVAQTIKKNIRNSDSLGRWGGDEFLIILPETNVEQAKKIVIHLEKRVSDIVIDSNKNLKISCSFGVAQYEKNDTFDSLMEKADKLMYISKTIYKDKKKG; from the coding sequence ATGGCAACAAAAGATAATAAAAATCTAATAACTAATTTAGAATATTTAAGTAATGTAACTGTTGGTATTTTAAATAGATTAGACTTGATGCAAGAATTACAACTAAAATATCCGAAAATTAATTTTATTGAACTTAATTCACTAGATAATGCTTTTAATAAATTGAAAAAAAATGAAATATATGGATTTATCGATGATATTTATTCTATTTCTCATAAAATAAATTATGAAAATATTAAAGATATTAAAATAACCCAAACACTAGAATATTATTTAAATATATTTTTAGAAAGTGAAAGTATAAATAAACCTTTCATAAATTTATTAAATATTGCAATAGATAAATTAACAAATGAAGAGAAAAATAATATATTAAATGCTTATCAACAAATTTTATATCATGACAAAACAAATATAGTTGAAATTTTAAAATATATAGTTCCTCTATTTTTTTTACTTGGTATTTTTATGTTTTTAAATTATAAATTAAATAGTGAAATCAAAAAAAGAAAAGAAATTGAAAAAGAGTTATTAAAATTAGCAAATAAAGATAGCTTAACAGATATATATACAAGAAGAAAAATTGAAGAGATTTGTGAACATGAAATAGATAGAAATTATAGATACAATACAGTTTTTTCAATAATTTTCTTTGATTTAAATGATTTCAAACCAATAAATGATAAATTAGGACATCATATCGGTGATGAAGTATTAGTTAATGTTGCACAAACTATAAAGAAAAATATAAGAAATTCAGATAGTTTAGGTAGATGGGGAGGAGATGAATTTTTGATTATTCTTCCAGAAACAAATGTAGAACAAGCAAAAAAAATTGTTATTCATTTAGAAAAAAGAGTTTCTGATATTGTGATTGATTCAAATAAAAATTTAAAAATATCTTGTAGTTTTGGTGTTGCACAATATGAAAAAAACGATACTTTTGATTCATTGATGGAAAAAGCTGATAAGCTTATGTATATATCAAAGACTATTTATAAAGATAAAAAGAAGGGTTAA